The following coding sequences lie in one Eremothecium sinecaudum strain ATCC 58844 chromosome IV, complete sequence genomic window:
- the OPT2 gene encoding Opt2p (Syntenic homolog of Ashbya gossypii AGL027W; Non-syntenic homolog of Saccharomyces cerevisiae YPR194C (OPT2)), with the protein MVADRATSYDNTDDLKEVVKTEVKTEKGKGSSTESILNVADIIEKAKEVDDDFGDDDDFAKKRVEDDSIYPEVRASVPATDDPTLVHNTIRAWFLGLSMSTIGAAINTLLGMHWPPLFVSANVAGLVALPLGRLWARYVPNVKIFGKYGPSLNPGPFNIKEHGIIMLLTANSFGTAYVISLLLTMHLDYFYGRQFGWLFDLLAIWTTECIGFCFSGICNKVLVNPPAMVWPGVLPDCTFLTNLHVKQAPTSGVHTWRITRLKFFIYVSIGSFAWYWIPGYLCQALSYVSFVTWAFPNNVLINQIFGVFSGMGLIPITFDWNQLTALGSPLIPPVRFIITLLCSVVLVHWIFVPLLHFNNVWFGDYLPLVSSATYDKYQKRYDVRRIVDAKSSLDEKAYLEYSKMYLPVSFAVSYGLAFAEIASLVSHAALFQFKFIMKQVKAARNDKGDVHNRLMRNYRQVPWWWYMVLLAIFVPLSVITVRVWDTEMPVWALFFSLGLAVVFMLPVGIMYATTNFVIGLNVISELIIGYIMPGRPFAMMFFKTFSLITNVHAISFSAGMKFGHYMKLAPRVVFSAQFIATLWSGTVQLIVMRWAIRNTPDLCQPTQKGGFVCRNVNVFYSASIVWGTLGPARLFGKGELYSPLNWGFLIGFILPFVNWLVINKWPKFLKKYEKWPKYIAKNLVWPVFFLGSVSIPPANAYNVVIYCLVGIFFGLYVKRNKFHWWAKYNYTLALAMDLGVAIAVLIMFFALTWHNIDPPNWWGNNVVTSTLDSSFRAIKVILKEGESFAP; encoded by the coding sequence ATGGTTGCTGATCGCGCAACTTCTTATGACAATACAGATGATTTGAAGGAAGTCGTGAAGACTGAAGTGAAGACTGAGAAAGGTAAAGGATCTAGTACTGAGTCGATCCTAAACGTTGCAGACATAATTGAGAAAGCCAAAGAGgttgatgatgattttgGGGACGACGATGATTTTGCTAAAAAGAGAGTGGAGGATGACTCAATATACCCCGAGGTGAGGGCATCGGTTCCAGCTACCGATGATCCAACATTGGTCCACAATACTATCCGTGCTTGGTTTCTGGGTCTGTCCATGAGTACCATTGGTGCTGCTATTAATACCTTGCTGGGAATGCATTGGCCTCCATTGTTTGTGTCTGCGAATGTTGCTGGGCTTGTTGCCCTGCCTCTGGGTCGATTGTGGGCCAGATACGTTCCCAATGTTAAGATCTTCGGTAAGTATGGGCCATCTTTAAACCCTGGGCCCTTCAATATAAAGGAGCACGGTATTATCATGCTTTTAACCGCTAATTCTTTTGGTACTGCATACGTTATATCACTTCTGCTGACGATGCATTTAGACTATTTTTACGGCAGACAGTTTGGTTGGTTGTTTGATCTTCTCGCAATCTGGACCACAGAATGTATAGGTTTTTGTTTCTCCGGGATTTGTAATAAGGTGCTGGTCAACCCTCCGGCAATGGTTTGGCCTGGTGTCTTACCTGATTGTACCTTTTTGACCAATCTTCATGTTAAGCAGGCTCCTACATCAGGTGTCCATACTTGGCGTATCACTAGGTTAAAATTCTTCATTTATGTGAGCATTGGTAGTTTTGCATGGTATTGGATCCCCGGTTATTTGTGTCAGGCCCTATCCTACGTTTCCTTCGTTACGTGGGCTTTCCCAAATAACGTTTTGATAAACCAAATATTTGGTGTTTTTAGTGGAATGGGTCTGATCCCAATTACTTTTGACTGGAATCAATTGACAGCTTTGGGATCGCCTCTTATTCCACCTGTTAGGTTTATCATTACATTATTGTGCTCCGTGGTTTTAGTCCATTGGATATTTGTACCTCTATTACACTTCAACAATGTCTGGTTCGGAGATTATCTACCACTTGTTTCTAGTGCCACTTACGATAAGTACCAGAAGCGTTATGACGTGCGTCGAATTGTGGATGCTAAATCATCATTAGATGAAAAAGCATATCTTGAGTACTCCAAAATGTATCTTCCAGTTTCATTTGCTGTCAGCTACGGACTTGCCTTTGCCGAAATTGCGTCCTTAGTTTCCCATGCAGCTTTATTCCAATTTAAATTTATAATGAAGCAGGTAAAGGCGGCAAGAAATGATAAGGGCGACGTTCACAACCGTTTAATGAGAAACTATAGGCAAGTTCCTTGGTGGTGGTACATGGTACTGTTAGCAATCTTTGTTCCACTTTCAGTCATTACCGTAAGAGTTTGGGATACTGAAATGCCTGTGTGGGCTTTGTTCTTTTCACTAGGGTTAGCTGTTGTTTTCATGTTACCAGTTGGTATCATGTATGCAACTACGAACTTTGTCATAGGCCTAAATGTTATTAGCGAGTTGATTATTGGGTACATTATGCCTGGTAGGCCATTTGCAATGATGTTCTTCAAGACATTTAGTTTGATCACTAATGTTCACGCTATTTCTTTCTCTGCAGGAATGAAGTTTGGTCATTACATGAAGTTGGCGCCAAGAGTGGTATTCTCTGCACAATTTATTGCAACTTTATGGTCGGGTACCGTTCAATTGATTGTTATGAGATGGGCTATTAGGAACACCCCAGACCTATGTCAGCCTACGCAGAAAGGTGGATTCGTTTGCCGTAATGTTAACGTTTTCTACTCCGCTTCTATCGTTTGGGGTACGCTTGGTCCTGCAAGGCTGTTTGGAAAGGGTGAACTGTATTCACCGCTAAATTGGGGATTTTTGATCGGATTCATCCTTCCTTTCGTTAATTGGTTAGTAATAAACAAGTGGCCCaaatttttgaaaaaataTGAGAAATGGCCAAAGTACATTGCAAAAAACTTGGTATGGCCTGTTTTCTTCTTAGGTTCCGTCAGTATTCCACCAGCAAACGCATACAACGTTGTAATATACTGTCTTGTTGGTATATTCTTCGGTTTATATGTCAAGCGTAATAAGTTCCATTGGTGGGCAAAGTATAATTATACTCTGGCATTGGCTATGGATCTTGGTGTTGCGATTGCTGTGTTAATAATGTTTTTCGCTTTAACTTGGCACAATATAGATCCTCCAAATTGGTGGGGTAATAATGTTGTAACTTCCACGCTTGACTCCTCCTTCAGAGCTATTAAGGTCATACTAAAGGAAGGCGAATCCTTCGCTCCTTAG
- the GDB1 gene encoding bifunctional 4-alpha-glucanotransferase/amylo-alpha-1,6-glucosidase (Syntenic homolog of Ashbya gossypii AEL276C; Syntenic homolog of Saccharomyces cerevisiae YPR184W (GDB1)): MQTIILNITDEGTPAPSVADGTGVLFLPAVPQKPRAWDTIYPLYKLRFIIPAGSQVTREGLLWTNCAQDASLNINHEKFYVRPLEYDLKKDNRVDIFVYSAGAYCYYLTYVNEQGYKRQTEKFYFVAPPLLYMGTKYVPLNSISMQTVVSKWMGSDWEKVFSKIAEKGYNTIHFTPLQKRGASNSPYAIADQLQYDPAYFKSSTDVFSMVSKLREKHRMFSITDIVLNHTASDSPWLKQHPEAGYNLEIAPHLQAAVELELELLSFSDNLEKMGYPVNIKSNDDIAQIIEGIKTKVLEKLKLWEFYVLNVDGTLAEVKGQWDAHNAIDNAIPPELKDDKEKLAAYVVEYARATDFSILSTRFSRRLNISRFIRIIKSLYGAELNVETSNEILAILNAINMPLYKEYDADTETILKQLSNRIYYMRVDPKGLLLGPVTAKAPLIEVYFTKVIGEDGRIHTLANNGWIWGADPLVDFASNKSKAYLRRELIVWSDCVKLRYGDGPCDSPYLWKRMTDYIKMNALLFDGFRIDNCHSTPLHVGEHFMHVARSVKPNLYIVAELFSGNAILDRVFVERLGISSLIREAMQPSTVEGLARMLHEFGGKPIGSYKNIPLEDYASHSNDSITDITSLCKPLVDDDEDHEDASYELLITTKPPAMIMDCTHDNKTPFMQRTAEDTLPNAAVVAFCSSAIGSVYGYDELYPYILDIVKETRTYSAASLDGISIVKDKLHLLRNEIKDISPLVEDSELHIEQSDDFITIHRTNTKNANGFFLIARTKFSPGDGDPQVHEFKLPSVNCQLEFSYCLQIAGDVPKDDGAQFQGIPSTLREVQGIAITYDSSVNVSTILVPGEFFPGSIAVFRTKQIAFDESLEHFIYEGISEATETLDLNSLNFMLYRCKAEELNQSDGKIGTYYIPEYGELVYSGLQGWATVLKDILPRNDLDHPLSKNLRNGHWALDYITDRLQYYIDGNGIRAMIDWLTQRFQRTKKLPYYLVPKYFATIVGIAYAACRFRAISLLNSDIGSSSLFIQRLALTSVQMVSVMKTTSLLPDKHVACMAAGLPHFTVDYMRCWGRDIFLSVRGLLLITGRHEDAKQHILAFAKTIKHGLVPNLLNSGIEPRYNARDAAWYFLQAIQDYVKIVPNGHLILEETVTRRFPRDDRYIDVTDPEAFSQSSTLSEIMFEIIHRHAKGIKYREAKAGPELDRNMTDEGFNVEAYIDWSTGFVHGGSPFNCGTWCDKMGESVTAGTVGKPGTPRNGAAIELVGMLKSALRFFIELHDQGLVEYTGVTRIDGSIISFQEWNDLIQSSFESKFFIPIDPADDINYELDPQLIKRRGIYKDLFRTGNPREDYQLRPNFAVAMTAAPELFDPKHAVHALNVANQVIRGPLGMRTLDPADEDYYPYYNNSEESTNPHTSRGRNYHQGPEWVWVFGHFLRAFYYFNLRKTPSDDKQAQKHALIRLQQQVNAMLEGNRRWIAENPYAGLPELTNKDGSFCKDACFSQAWSSATVLDFFFDLTTK; the protein is encoded by the coding sequence ATGCAAAcaataatattaaacatTACGGATGAGGGAACACCAGCTCCCAGTGTTGCAGATGGCACCGGTGTTTTGTTTCTACCAGCTGTACCTCAGAAACCTAGAGCTTGGGATACCATTTACCCACTATATAAGCTCAGGTTTATAATTCCTGCGGGGAGCCAGGTCACCAGAGAAGGTCTCTTATGGACAAATTGCGCCCAGGACGCCTCCCTGAATATCAACCATGAGAAATTCTATGTTAGACCACTTGAGTATGACTTGAAGAAGGATAATAGGGTTGATATATTTGTGTATTCCGCTGGCGCGTACTGTTATTATTTAACATACGTGAACGAACAAGGCTACAAAAGACAGACAGAGAAGTTTTACTTTGTTGCACCCCCGCTGTTGTATATGGGTACCAAGTATGTGCCATTGAACTCTATCTCAATGCAAACCGTTGTTTCTAAATGGATGGGATCTGATTGGGAGAAGGTATTTTCCAAGATCGCTGAAAAAGGGTATAACACCATACATTTTACACCTTTACAGAAGAGAGGGGCTTCAAACTCGCCATATGCAATTGCTGACCAGTTACAGTATGATCCCGCTTACTTCAAATCTTCGACTGATGTCTTCAGCATGGTTTCAAAGTTGCGTGAAAAGCATCGAATGTTCTCAATAACAGATATTGTCTTGAACCACACAGCTAGTGATTCTCCATGGTTGAAGCAGCATCCAGAAGCTGGTTATAATTTGGAAATTGCACCACATTTGCAAGCTGCTGTTGAGTTAGAACTGGAGCTATTATCTTTCAGTGATAATTTGGAGAAAATGGGGTACCCTGTGAATATAAAATCTAATGATGATATAGCACAGATAATCGAGGGTATTAAAACAAAGGTTTTAGAAAAACTCAAGTTGTGGGAATTTTATGTTCTAAACGTAGATGGTACCTTAGCCGAGGTTAAAGGGCAATGGGACGCACATAATGCGATAGACAACGCGATACCACCAGAGCTAAAAGATGATAAAGAAAAACTAGCAGCATACGTGGTAGAATATGCTCGTGCTACAGATTTTAGTATTTTGTCTACAAGATTCTCAAGACGACTTAACATATCCAGGTTTATTAGAATCATAAAGTCACTCTATGGTGCTGAATTAAATGTTGAAACGAGCAATGAAATACTGGCAATATTGAATGCTATAAACATGCCATTATACAAGGAATACGATGCAGATACCGAAACAATTTTGAAACAGTTATCCAATAGGATTTATTACATGCGGGTAGATCCCAAAGGGCTTTTATTAGGGCCAGTTACTGCAAAAGCACCGTTAATTGAAGTCTACTTTACTAAAGTCATTGGAGAAGATGGAAGGATACATACTTTAGCAAATAATGGATGGATATGGGGAGCTGATCCACTAGTAGATTTTGCATCCAATAAATCTAAAGCGTACTTGCGTAGAGAGTTAATTGTTTGGAGCGACTGTGTAAAATTGAGATACGGTGATGGTCCTTGCGACTCCCCCTATTTATGGAAAAGGATGACTGATTACATTAAAATGAACGCCTTACTATTTGATGGGTTTAGGATTGATAATTGCCACTCTACGCCATTGCATGTTGGTGAACATTTTATGCATGTAGCAAGAAGCGTTAAACCTAACTTATATATTGTTGCTGAGTTATTCAGCGGCAACGCAATATTAGACCGTGTTTTTGTTGAGAGATTGGGTATTTCGTCCTTAATAAGGGAAGCTATGCAACCTTCAACCGTTGAAGGGCTTGCTCGTATGTTACATGAGTTTGGCGGCAAGCCAATTGGATCATACAAAAACATCCCATTAGAGGATTATGCGTCCCATTCTAATGACAGTATTACTGATATCACCTCTTTATGCAAGCCTTTagttgatgatgatgaagatcATGAAGATGCTAGTTACGAGCTCCTGATCACTACAAAACCACCCGCTATGATCATGGATTGCACTCATGATAACAAAACTCCATTTATGCAAAGAACTGCAGAAGATACGTTGCCCAATGCTGCTGTAGTTGCGTTCTGCTCATCTGCAATTGGTTCTGTTTATGGCTATGATGAGCTATACCCATACATTTTGGACATAGTTAAGGAAACTAGAACATATTCGGCTGCTAGCCTAGATGGGATATCAATAGTAAAAGATAAACTTCACCTGTTAAGGAATGAAATCAAAGACATATCACCACTAGTAGAAGACTCCGAATTACATATTGAGCAGTCTGACGATTTCATCACTATTCATAGGACGAATACCAAAAATGCGAATGGTTTCTTCCTAATCGCGAGAACTAAGTTTAGTCCAGGAGATGGAGATCCACAGGTTCACGAGTTCAAATTACCAAGCGTCAATTGCCAGTTGGAGTTCAGCTATTGTTTACAAATAGCTGGTGATGTTCCTAAAGATGATGGAGCACAATTCCAAGGGATTCCTTCTACCCTAAGAGAAGTACAAGGAATCGCAATTACCTATGATAGCTCGGTCAATGTTTCTACTATATTAGTACCAGGAGAGTTTTTTCCGGGATCCATTGCAGTGTTCAGGACTAAACAGATTGCTTTTGATGAATCTTTAGAGCATTTTATTTACGAGGGTATTTCTGAGGCGACGGAAACATTAGATTTAAATTCTTTAAATTTTATGCTATACAGATGCAAGGCTGAAGAATTAAATCAATCTGATGGCAAGATCGGTACTTATTATATTCCAGAATATGGAGAACTCGTATATAGTGGGTTGCAAGGTTGGGCGACAGTGTTGAAAGATATTCTTCCTAGAAATGATTTAGACCATCCATTGAGCAAAAACCTACGGAACGGTCACTGGGCTTTAGATTATATTACCGACAGATTACAGTATTATATTGATGGTAACGGTATTCGGGCAATGATTGACTGGTTAACACAGCGTTTTCAAAGGACAAAGAAATTACCATATTACTTGGTACCAAAATACTTTGCTACTATAGTAGGAATTGCCTACGCCGCATGCCGTTTTAGAGCAATTTCACTATTAAACTCAGATATTGGttcatcttctttattCATTCAACGTTTAGCATTGACATCAGTGCAGATGGTGTCTGTTATGAAGACCACATCATTACTTCCTGACAAGCACGTTGCATGTATGGCCGCAGGATTACCGCATTTCACGGTAGATTATATGCGCTGCTGGGGAAGAGATATATTCTTATCCGTCAGAGGTCTATTGCTTATAACTGGTAGGCATGAAGATGCTAAACAACATATTTTGGCGTTTGCTAAAACGATAAAGCATGGGCTTGTGCCCAACTTGCTAAATTCCGGTATAGAACCTAGATATAATGCCCGAGACGCAGCTTGGTATTTTTTGCAAGCTATTCAGGATTATGTCAAGATTGTACCCAACGGTCACCTAATATTAGAGGAAACTGTAACTAGGAGATTCCCTCGTGATGATAGATACATTGATGTGACAGACCCCGAGGCCTTCAGTCAGTCTTCCACGTTAAGTGAGATAATGTTCGAAATTATACACAGACATGCAAAGGGAATCAAATATCGCGAGGCAAAAGCTGGCCCTGAGTTGGACCGTAATATGACAGATGAGGGTTTTAACGTTGAAGCATATATTGATTGGTCCACAGGATTTGTTCATGGTGGATCTCCGTTTAATTGTGGGACTTGGTGCGATAAAATGGGTGAAAGTGTAACCGCAGGAACGGTTGGAAAGCCAGGCACACCCCGCAATGGTGCAGCGATCGAGTTAGTTGGCATGTTAAAGAGTGCGTTGAGATTCTTTATTGAGTTACATGACCAAGGGCTAGTTGAGTACACAGGAGTAACACGGATAGATGGTTCTATTATTAGCTTTCAAGAATGGAATGATTTAATCCAGAGCTCCTTTGAAAGCAAATTTTTTATCCCCATTGACCCTGCAGATGACATTAACTATGAGCTTGACCCACAGCTAATTAAACGTAGGGGTATTTACAAGGATTTGTTCAGGACTGGGAACCCCCGCGAAGACTATCAGCTTCGTCCTAACTTTGCAGTTGCAATGACTGCCGCTCCAGAGCTTTTTGACCCAAAACACGCCGTGCATGCGCTAAATGTGGCAAACCAAGTGATCCGTGGCCCACTTGGAATGCGTACTTTAGACCCAGCAGACGAAGATTATTACCCATACTATAACAATAGCGAAGAATCAACAAATCCACACACATCAAGGGGCAGAAACTACCACCAAGGTCCCGAGTGGGTTTGGGTCTTCGGTCACTTCTTGCGCGCTTTCTATTACTTTAATTTGCGGAAGACTCCTTCTGATGACAAGCAAGCTCAGAAGCATGCATTAATTAGGCTTCAACAGCAAGTCAATGCAATGTTAGAAGGGAATCGTAGGTGGATCGCTGAAAATCCTTATGCTGGATTGCCCGAATTGACAAATAAGGATGGCTCATTCTGCAAGGATGCTTGTTTTTCTCAGGCTTGGAGTTCAGCTACTGTCCTAGACTTCTTTTTTGACCTTACAACTAAGTAG
- the DPM1 gene encoding dolichyl-phosphate beta-D-mannosyltransferase (Syntenic homolog of Ashbya gossypii AEL275C; Syntenic homolog of Saccharomyces cerevisiae YPR183W (DPM1)), translated as MSIENSIIVPAYREKLNIKPLTTRLFAALGNEFSKTTELIFVDDNSQDGSVEEVEMLAKKGYNVRIIVRTDERGLSSAVLKGFYDAKGKYLICMDADLQHPPESVPSMLQLLRSHPFTLGTRYAPGVGIDKDWPLYRRVISTGARMLALPLTSASDPMSGFFGLQKHYLVHDKARSINPQGFKIALDLLVKLPLPGDSRIGELPFSFGVRTEGESKLSGKVIVQYVNQLIELYAFKFGATNLLLFVFFWTIISFYIFQKLTSLL; from the coding sequence ATGTCAATTGAAAACTCTATTATTGTACCAGCATACCGTGAGAAGCTAAACATAAAGCCATTAACAACTAGGTTGTTTGCTGCCCTAGGGAACGAATTTTCTAAGACTACCGAATTAATCTTTGTAGATGATAACTCCCAAGATGGTTCCGTTGAGGAGGTCGAGATGTTAGCTAAAAAGGGCTATAATGTCCGTATAATTGTACGCACAGATGAAAGAGGTCTATCAAGTGCTGTTTTAAAAGGTTTTTATGATGCCAAAGGGAAATATCTGATCTGCATGGATGCTGATCTCCAACACCCACCTGAAAGTGTTCCATCAATGCTACAGTTACTAAGATCCCACCCATTTACTTTAGGTACTAGATATGCTCCTGGTGTCGGAATTGACAAGGATTGGCCTTTATACAGAAGAGTTATATCTACCGGTGCTCGGATGTTGGCTCTTCCATTGACTTCCGCTTCCGATCCAATGTCTGGGTTCTTCGGTTTACAGAAGCATTATTTAGTTCACGATAAGGCAAGATCAATTAATCCTCAAGGCTTTAAGATTGCATTAGACTTGCTTGTCAAGTTGCCGCTTCCAGGCGATAGCAGGATTGGTGAACTCCCTTTTTCATTCGGTGTTAGAACCGAAGGAGAGTCCAAGTTGTCAGGTAAGGTTATTGTGCAGTATGTTAACCAACTAATTGAATTATATGCGTTCAAATTTGGTGCCACGAACCTATTGTTGTTCGTGTTCTTCTGGACAATTATTTCCTTTTATATTTTCCAAAAACTCACATCCCTACTTTGA
- the ATG13 gene encoding serine/threonine protein kinase regulatory subunit ATG13 (Syntenic homolog of Ashbya gossypii AEL277C; Syntenic homolog of Saccharomyces cerevisiae YPR185W (ATG13)) produces the protein MLSEPDTKVIELINSYFTKAALLICQSKSLNDYTEVTNVTTDSSFNINTIEDSHIQDELKPWTNFNGEAEVPPLVVETYLDLRNLTPSHMMILKDHEGNPWNVCKGGKKTEIMLERWLIELDRNRSDSEGQELETPAEIYKQLVLLFRYLYTLTQLLPANDLYTKLSKPSSDSDSISSLLHIGTRILDGSKAILSKGRVGLSRNIIATYTNVINETNVASHLEQKKITPIFSKFGSLRITVSYRRDCDFHVIEKDEDDNGNLGGSAVHGSQGKNDSIQQKSHTRASVPSDRSISLSPKSNYSSTLPADSSPQRKSSALKIHPFKVGSVGSGTYSGTRNTSGSSAIATLRAQRSTSGPISTPIGAEQPHVGEQSSVGSGGSKYSSSFGRIRRHSSVRYSDSLERNNTKRSNSNEQCSDDLLDFVKFLDDKQELNVKKLYGTTTDISSSLIRFQSMKSNNDTLSEDLSMSYSLEPAHVPQVRYRSNSHSPIPAFSPSVHYASIPMRLSQSRNPSQPELVTRKSSTDRIKSLISSRTGSFSDQKRYSVAGQEKDIIEDANDDEDDDILLSRSHLSNATGGKLRSISPQSIKSISSYSRNSLPFKPTSNFSYPTTMATPAHAKLHKGTISSSPDNQPSVSKKTQEHNQLSHSADEDDDLLFFMSDMNLSGQER, from the coding sequence ATGTTATCTGAACCTGATACAAAAGTTATAGAGCTTATCAATAGCTATTTTACAAAGGCTGCATTGTTAATTTGTCAATCGAAGTCTCTAAATGATTACACGGAGGTGACTAACGTGACTACGGACTCTTCATTTAATATCAATACAATTGAGGATTCACATATTCAGGATGAACTAAAACCTTGGACGAATTTTAACGGGGAGGCAGAGGTACCTCCATTGGTAGTGGAGACGTACCTTGACTTAAGGAATCTTACTCCTTCTCATATGATGATTTTGAAAGATCACGAGGGTAATCCATGGAATGTTTGCAAAGGGGGCAAAAAAACGGAGATTATGCTAGAAAGATGGCTTATTGAGCTGGATCGGAATAGAAGCGATTCAGAAGGGCAAGAATTAGAGACACCCGCTGAGATATACAAGCAGTTGGTTCTGTTATTTCGTTATTTGTATACGCTTACACAGTTACTCCCGGCTAATGACTTGTATACTAAGCTCAGTAAGCCTTCATCTGATTCAGACTCGATATCTTCTTTGCTTCACATTGGAACCCGCATTTTAGATGGATCTAAAGCTATTTTATCCAAGGGAAGGGTTGGTTTAAGCAGGAATATTATAGCAACATATACCAACGTTATTAATGAAACCAATGTTGCTTCACATTTAGAGCAGAAGAAAATCACTCCAATATTTTCCAAGTTCGGCTCTTTAAGGATAACGGTATCGTATAGACGAGATTGTGATTTTCACGTGATCGAgaaagatgaagatgacaATGGGAACCTTGGCGGCAGTGCAGTACATGGATCTCAGGGAAAGAATGATTCGATTCAACAAAAATCCCATACTCGCGCTTCAGTTCCTAGTGATAGATCTATATCTTTATCCCCTAAGTCTAACTATAGCAGCACCTTACCTGCTGATAGTTCTCCTCAAAGGAAATCATCGGCATTAAAAATTCATCCCTTTAAAGTAGGGTCAGTTGGTAGTGGCACGTATAGTGGGACTAGAAACACATCTGGATCATCTGCAATAGCAACTTTGAGAGCTCAGCGTTCAACTAGTGGACCTATATCAACACCAATTGGAGCAGAACAGCCACATGTGGGTGAACAATCTAGTGTTGGTAGTGGCGGCTCAAAGTATTCATCCTCTTTCGGTAGGATTCGCCGCCATTCTAGCGTTAGATATTCGGATAGTCTAGAAAGGAACAATACCAAAAGATCTAATTCCAACGAACAATGCTCTGATGATTTGCTTGATTTTGTAAAGTTTTTGGATGACAAACAGGAATTAAATGTTAAGAAACTATACGGTACAACCACAGACATATCAAGTTCTCTAATTCGTTTTCAGTCTATGAAGTCAAACAATGATACATTAAGTGAAGACTTATCTATGAGCTATTCACTCGAACCGGCACACGTACCACAAGTTAGATATCGATCAAACTCTCATTCACCAATTCCAGCTTTCTCCCCATCCGTTCATTACGCATCAATACCGATGCGATTATCGCAAAGCAGGAATCCAAGCCAGCCTGAACTTGTGACTCGAAAGAGTTCTACAGATCGAATTAAGTCACTAATTTCAAGTAGAACTGGCAGTTTTTCTGACCAAAAGAGGTATTCTGTAGCAGGGCAGGAGAAAGATATAATTGAGGATGCTAATGACGATGAGGACGATGACATCTTATTAAGCAGATCACACTTGAGTAACGCGACTGGGGGCAAACTTAGATCCATATCTCCACAATCTATTAAAAGCATTTCATCTTATAGCAGGAATTCATTACCATTTAAGCCCACATCAAACTTCTCGTATCCAACAACCATGGCTACGCCAGCGCATGCTAAACTACATAAGGGTACTATCTCCTCATCACCTGATAATCAGCCTAGCGTAAGCAAGAAAACTCAAGAACACAACCAGCTTTCTCATAGCGCTGACGAAGACGACGATTTGCTATTTTTCATGAGTGATATGAATTTATCGGGCCAAGAAAGGTAA
- the SMX3 gene encoding mRNA splicing protein SMX3 (Syntenic homolog of Ashbya gossypii AEL274C; Syntenic homolog of Saccharomyces cerevisiae YPR182W (SMX3); 1-intron in Ashbya gossypii), with protein MSEFTPTNPKPFLRQLIDKQVVVTLKFNNTKYKGKLVSTDNYFNIQLTEAEEFVNESSRGVIGDIFIRCNNVLWIGEDLSNAEQVV; from the exons ATGTCTGAG TTTACGCCAACAAACCCAAAGCCATTCCTTCGTCAGCTGATAGATAAACAAGTAGTTGTAACCCTAAAGTTTAACAACACAAAGTATAAAGGGAAATTAGTTTCTACAGATAACTATTTCAACATACAACTTACCGAAGCAGAAGAGTTTGTTAACGAGAGCTCAAGAGGTGTTATTGGTGACATATTCATTAGATGTAACAATGTACTGTGGATAGGCGAAGATTTATCAAATGCAGAACAGGTAGTGTAG
- a CDS encoding uncharacterized protein (Syntenic homolog of Ashbya gossypii AEL262C-A; Syntenic homolog of Saccharomyces cerevisiae YPR170W-B; 2-introns in Ashbya gossypii), with amino-acid sequence MKSLVSPAKAWFCTVLSAFGVIILSVIGHLFNVNHEAFVGSINDPKDGPAVAHTVFLAAAVYLIFFLFCGTQIYFSRRNSTIELR; translated from the exons ATGAAGTCTTTAGTATCC CCTGCTAAAGCCTGGTTTTGTACCGTACTTTCTGCATTTGGTGTGATAATCCTATCCGTGATTGGCCACCTATTTAATGTGAACCATGAAGCTTTTGTTGGCTCTATAAACGATCCGAAGGATGGTCCTGC GGTCGCTCATACTGTCTTCCTGGCAGCCGCTGTATACCTGATATTTTTCCTCTTCTGCGGGACACAGATATATTTTAGCCGTCGTAATTCGACGATAGAACTACGCTAG